A window of the Vigna angularis cultivar LongXiaoDou No.4 chromosome 3, ASM1680809v1, whole genome shotgun sequence genome harbors these coding sequences:
- the LOC108324208 gene encoding uncharacterized protein LOC108324208 encodes MAEAKSQIESLRKWVVEHKLRAVGCLWLSGITGSIAYNWSRPNMKPSVKIIHARLHAQALTLGALAGAALVEYYDHKKETKTL; translated from the exons ATGGCGGAAGCTAAGAGTCAAATTGAATCCTTGAGGAAATGGGTCGTCGAGCACAAGCTTCGAGCTGTTG GGTGTCTGTGGCTCAGCGGTATCACGGGGTCTATTGCGTACAATTGGTCTCGACCCAATATGAAACCCAGTGTGAAGATCATTCACGCAAG GTTGCACGCTCAAGCACTTACACTGGGAGCATTAGCCGGAGCTGCACTGGTAGAATATTATGATCATAAGAAAGAAACAAAGACTTTATAA